A portion of the Malania oleifera isolate guangnan ecotype guangnan chromosome 3, ASM2987363v1, whole genome shotgun sequence genome contains these proteins:
- the LOC131151312 gene encoding vesicle-associated protein 4-2-like has protein sequence MAKSFLPAKHRLHLDPPNKLFFPCKQRLRSATACAPPRGILAPGESLIATVFKFVEHLENNEKLVEQRSRVKFKIVSLKVKGGRDYVPELGRTHKSPEFTFFRLPLQNGHDSNLMFLYHKKCPKIHN, from the exons ATGGCGAAATCTTTTCTTCCCGCCAAGCACAGGCTTCATCTCGATCCTCCAAATAAGCTCTTCTTTCCCT GCAAACAACGACTCCGAAGTGCTACTGCATGCGCCCCCCCTCGGGGAATACTTGCTCCAGGCGAAAGTCTTATTGCAACTg TGTTCAAGTTTGTAGAGCATCTAGAAAACAATGAGAAACTTGTGGAGCAGAGGAGCAGGGTTAAGTTCAAGATTGTGAGTTTAAAAGTCAAAGGAGGAAGAGACTATGTACCAGAGCTG GGGAGAACCCACAAGTCCCCAGAATTTACTTTCTTTAGACTGCCCCTACAAAATGGGCATGATTCCAACCTCATGTTCCTATATCATAAAAAATGTCCAAAAATACACAATTAG